DNA from Candidatus Saccharimonadales bacterium:
CTAAAAATGCATCTGATTCTGTAAAGATTTCGATTGATTTATCGCGTGATTTAAGCAGGACCAGCGACCCGTTACTCTGACCTAGCTTACCATCAAATCGTGTGCCCACCTGACCGTTAACAGTTATGGCCGAGGCTTTTAGTGTGCCGTCCTGCACCCCTTGCTGAAAAGCCGCAAGCGAGTTTTCGTAAGTAGAATTTAAAATAACTACACGCAGTGCATATGGCTGTTGTCTGGTTGGGTTAGAAACCGCACCAGGGTGAAAGTAAGCATTATAACCTGTTCCCGCCGAGCCATCCGCCTCTATATATAAGCTCCACGTCTTAGGAAAATCAAAAGTAACTTGACCGAGATCAGCCGGACCAACGAATTGCCTTGTCGGAAGCTTTTCTCTTTCGACAAAACCTGCTTCATCGGTCGCCTTTTGTTGCTCTTGTGCCAAGACGACGGATTCAGCCACAATGCCGTCTACATTATTTTTTTGTTCCTGATAATTTAGATATGCCCAAACACTAAAACCGCCAAAACCCACAGTCAAAACAGAAAGAACAATCGTCATTACAAGTAAAACCTGAGAACCGTTCTGGTTATGCATATGTTTATATAGTAGAAACTCTAGGGTTTTTTGTAAAGCCTAACCTATTTTATAGATCTGCAGAGATTTTATCGACCCGACGGGCTTTGTGCCCGGAATTTTAAATCCATTACTCACGACTAGAATTGGTTTCTTCAAAATTTTAGATTGATCAATCATTCTTTGCTTGAATTTTTGCATAAATATATCAGCCAAAAACACAAAAACTACATCTGTTTGCTTCGGTAAATCACTGATCCAAAAATTGCGCAAATAAATTTTTACTACATCGCGATATCGCCAACAACGCACCCAGCTTATAACGCACAAAATTGGATTTATTTCGTAACCGACTGCTTTATATCCTTTTTGGGCAGCTAATTTTAAAAGCTTGCCGTCGCCAGAGCCTAAATCTACAAAAGTGCTGCCTCTTTTAAGGGCCAGCTCGTCGAACATCTCGATCAAAACCTTTTTATGCGTCGGTACGTACGGTGCACCAAAAAAAACCACCAATCCAAAAAATATGAAAATTACTAAACCAACCAGAGCCAAAAGCATTACTCGGCGAACTTTTCTTTTAAGATTGTTATTTTGTTCTCAGCCTCGCTTATTCGCTTTTTTATTTCGTCGGTCAGCTTAACGCCTTCTTCGAATTTAGCTAGCGCTTCTTCTACATCTAGGTCAGGACGCTCGAACCACGCTAAAAGTTCGTCAAGTTCCTTAAATTGATCATTAAGATTTTTTGACATCTTGCACTCCTACATTAATTATTGTATCGCTAAGTTCAATCACCAGCTCGTCGCCCTTTTTAAGTTTTAAGCCACTCTTTAGCAAGGCGCCGTTTTGCCTAACCAAGGAATAACCCCGCCTTAGCACCGCACTAGGATTAACCTGGTTTAATAGTCTGCTTGCCATTTGCAGCTGGTGCATTCGCAGCTCTAGAGTCTGGTCAATACTCGAAAACATCAACCCGACCGCCTGCAACGCTCTTAGTTTTTTTGCTTGCAACGAGCTTTGGATATGGCTCAAGAATCTTTGCTCGCGCTGGCTAAGTTCACGAAGCACGGCCTCGCGATCGGGCGTCAAGAGCTGCGCTGCATTGCTCGGAGTGGCAGCCCGCAGATCAGCCACTAAGTCACATAAACTTGTATCTGTTTCGTGCCCCACACCTACTAAGGTTGGAATACGGCTTGCCGCAATCGTTCGCACAAGCGGCTCCTCGTTGAAGACAGCCAGGTCCTCAGCGCTTCCCCCGCCCCTTATAATTACTAGAACTTCTACTAAATTTGGCTGCTGATTAAAATAGTCGATCGCTTTAATAATCTGTTGACCTGCACCGACACCCTGAACCTGCACATCTGCAACCTCAATCTGAATTCCACGCCACCGATGGTTAATAATTTTAATGAAATCTGCGTAGCCTGACGATTCCGACGATGCAATAACGCCGACGCGACCTGGAATTTTTGGCAAAATGCGTTTCCGCGATGAGTCAAACAAACCCTCGCTTTGCAATTTTGCCTTAAGAATCTCGAATGCGCGTTTTATAGTCCCTTCGCCAACTGGCAAGACCTCGCGCACAGATAAGCTAAACTTTCCCCAAGGCGTAAGCTTAGGCTGAGCAATTAGTCTAACTTTCATTCCATCTTCTAACGGGATTCTTAAGCTGTAAATCATCATAAAGCAGCCTATGACGCCGTCATTGTCTTTAATGTCAAAAAACACAAATTTATTTTTGCTAACCTTAAATGATGCCACTTCGCCTTCCACTATCACGGTCGGGTAAGCAAACTCAAGCGTCTGATTAACTACGCTTATTAAATCACTTACGCTGTAGATCTGTTTTTCCATACCTGTTTATCGCCAATTGATACGTTGGGTAGCCCATAATCAATGTTAATGCTAAAGTTATTATCCTAAAAATCAGAGTAACGCTTAGTGCTAATCCGGGCGAAATGCCCATACTTACAAAAAGAGCAGTCATAAGTGGCTCAAAAACGCCCAAGCCCCCCGGCAAGGCAGCGATCAAGCCAGCCACACTCGAGATTACCAAAGCCACAACCACCACCCCCGGATTAACCCATTGCCCATGTGCTACAAAAACCGCATACAACAGAGCCATCTCAAAAAATATTGCAAGCGCCATCCAAAATGCAGCAGCGCGCATTTCTAGAATATTATTTTTGATCATAACGTAATCTTCGTGTAGCTCAAGAAAGGTTTGTTCAACTTTCTTGATTCGCACAACCTCGGGACGTTTTCCGAACTTATGTAAGATGTGGTTTATAAAATTTGCCAATGTCTTTGTAAAGTTTATAATTCGATCACGCTGACCTATAACGAATATTATTAGACCCGTCAGGCCCATTAGCGACACCACAACTACAGTTATGATTATAATAACCAGTGCATTAGCTTTACCGTCGGCCGCCAGCAAAAATAGCGAAATGAACATTAAAATAATATGAACTATAAAACCGAATGCAAACCTACCGATTTGCGCCAAAGTCGATCGAGCCGTCGACACATCGTAAGGTTTTAGACGCCAAGTAAAATACGAAAAACCAGATAACCCGCCGCTGGGAAAAACATGGTTAACAAAGTTCAGCTCCGCTACCGCAGGTAACAAAATCCTGCGCTGGACCCTACAGCGAAGAACCAAAAAAAAGTGGTAGAAAAATTCAGACAGACCAAAGTAAAAAGCAATATTTATTGGAATCATCGCCAAGAGGGGCCAAATATTCAATCCTTGCGACTTATGAAGTGCGTCAACAATGTCCGGCCAGGCAAACACGATCAAAAATACTAGCGCCCCTAGCGTGAATAAGTTTAACCAAAGTTTCCAATTGAATTTTTTATGAGATCGCATGTAAAAAAGTTATACTGTAGACATGATAGCACTTCTCGGCCGTCAACCTAAAATCGGAATCGCAGAACTCGAAAGTATTTATAGCGACGTCACCCCTGTAGGAAAACAGGCTGCTTTTGTAAACAATGAAATTAACATTGCGAGGCTTGGTGGAACTCTTAAAGTTGCCGAGCAAATAGATGAGTTTCAATCCACTGATTGGCGGCGAATTAGCGATCTACTAATTAAAAACTTTTTAAACTACGTTGCCACTATGCCAGAAAACGGCAAGATCAAACTTGGTATTAGTATTTACGATATTAATGCTAACTCGCAGCAAGTTTTTAGGACCGGCTTAGAACTCAAAAAAATCGCACGTAAAAACGGCCACAGCCTAAGGTTTATACCCGGCGCTGGATCTGCTTTAAATAGCGCACAGGTTTTACACAACCAACTAACAAGTAACCTTGGTATTGAATTATGTCTAATTAAAGATGACTACAAAACAGTTGTCGCCAAGACTGTATCCGTCCAAGACGTGGATGATTACGCTCGTCGCGACTTTGGCAGGCCAAAACGTGACGCATTCGTAGGCATGCTACCTCCTAAACTTGCCCAGACAATGGTTAACTTGGCAGTTGGAGATCAAAAAAACGCTAAGATTTTAGACCCTTTTTGCGGCACAGGCGTAGTCCTACAAGAAGCTTTACTTGCCGGATTTGAAGTCGCAGGCACAGATTTAAGTCAAAAAATGATTGACTACACCGCCGAAAACTTGGATTGGCTTAAAAAATCATACGAAATAAAACAAATGTTAGGCAAACTTCAGGTTGGAGATGCTACGAAGTTTGAATGGCGCGATTTTAATTTTACAAATGTGGTTTGCGAAACCTACTTAGGTCAACCACTTTCCGGATTACCAAAGCCCGAGAAACTCCGCGAAATTATCGGCAATTGTAATCTAATAACAGAGAAATTTTTAAAAAATTTGCGTCCACAGCTAAAACCTGGATCGCGCCATTGCATTGCGGTACCAGCCTGGTTTGATGGAAAATCATTTAAACACCTGCCAGCACTTGACCACCTCGAGAGTTTGGGCTATAATCGTTTAAGATTTCAACATTCTAGCAATGGAGAGTTAATCTACCACCGCGCCGACCAAATCGTCGCCCGCGAATTGCTAGTTTTATCAGTTAAGGAGTAACACCCCATGGCACATGTAAAAGCAGGTGCAACCAGTAAGAACGTACACGATTCACCCGGCCAACGGCTTGGTGTTAAACGCTTTGGCGGCCAAAAAGTAAACGAAGGCGAAGTTTTGGTTCGTCAAGTTGGTCAGACCAAAATTGCTGGTCCTGGCACTTTTATGGCTCGTAACTTTACTATTCATGCCGCAAAAGCTGGCGTTGTAAGCTTTGCAAAAGTAAAGACCAAACGCTTTACAGGCAAAACAACCACTCGCACTCAAGTGATTGTTAAATAAAAGTCTTTGGTTAAAAATAAAAACTCCCGATTTTTCGGGAGTTTTTTGTTAGTTTCCGATTATTCCACCTGGGGTGTTGGGGCCAACTTTTCTTGTTGGTGCGGCTCCCTGCTCACCTATTACTCCTCCTGTCCAACGCTGATTAGGTAAAGAAGATTCAGTAGGTGCTCCGATTACTCCCGTGCTGTTTGCGGTTGGCTTTGGTGACTCGGCGTAAGGGTTAGGTTGCCCGCCAAGCATTCCACCTGGTTCGTTAACAATGCGCTGCGCAGTTTGGGGTGGTGCTGCCTCACCATGTAGAACGCCATTCTCAAACGAATAATTCTTGCTGTCAGCTTCTCGTCGATCTTCTTGCTGCTCACCTCCGGCCCCAAGTTCTTCGGCGTGTGACTGGTCTAGATCCGCTTCACCTTCGACTTCCTTGCTAACTTCTGCCTCCTCGCCAGATCCAGGCTTTGGTTCAAGTTTAAAACGCTCGTCGTTAGGATCGAATGGAACAAATTCACTCATTTTTGTATCTCTTTTTTATTTTTGCTAATAAATTTACGGTAACACAAAAAAGCCAATTATGCAATGAGCTTATGTTTACTAAATTACAGACTCATGCCTAGATGATGTTTAATTCTATCTACAACATCACCAATTACAACCTGAGACTTCACCAAGTAATCATCGGCTCCGAGTTTCTCGGCCATTTCCTTGTCTTTTTCTTGGCTCAACGCAGTGAGCATAATAATGCGGACATTGCTTGTTTCTGGCGTGTTGCGCAAAATATCTAGCACATCAAAACCACTGATCTTTGGCATCATAGCGTCAAGCACAATCAAGTCTGGCTTATATTCTATCGCGGCCGAAAGCGCTTCTTCGCCATTAACTACATGCCGTACATCGAATCCTTCAAGTTCCAAACGGGAAACATATACCGAGGCTAGGGCTTTATCATCCTCTACAAGTAAAATCTTCTTTTTTGGGTTCATACTACCTACAGTTTAGCTAAGTTAGCGGAGCTTTTCAAATGCAGCCGACTTTTGTGCATCATTCGTCAAGTCTTCACCGGCTTCTACCACTACGTCTGGTTCGATTCCCTCTTTGTTAATGTTGCGACCATTTGGAGTGTACCATTTTGCAACAGTCACTTTTAGCTGTCCGCCGCCGTCAATAGGCTCGATCGTTTGTACACTTCCCTTGCCAAATGTTTTTGTCCCAAGCAATACAGCTGCATCGTAGTCGTTTAGTGCGCCAGCTACAATTTCGCTAGCACTGGCACTTCCACCATCGATTAGCACTACGGTTGGCACGCCAGATAAAATCGCGCTGCCATCAGTTTTTAGAGTCTCTACAATCTTGTCGCCGGTTCTTTCTTCGACTACAACTTTGTCTTTCAGCCAGAGCCCCGAAATATCTTGTGCAGCCCCCAAGTACCCGCCACCGTTACCCCGTAAATCAAGCACCACACCCTTTACGCCAGCTTCTTTAAACTCTTTAGCTGCTTTCGTAGCCAGCCTAAACGTATCTGAATCCGAGAACCGCGAGATCCTTAGATACCCAATGTTATCTGGAGTGATCTCATATTTTACGCTAGGGTTTACAATTTCCTCACGCACAATCGAAAAATCTTTAACCTGTTGATCGCGTAAAACCGTCAGTTTTACAGTTGTGCCCTTTTCGCCGCGAATCTGTGAAACAGCTTTTTCAATCGACCAACCAGTTGTGTCTTGGTCGTTGACCTTAACTATAAAGTCACCCGGTTGCAAACCACTCCTTAAAGCCGGCGATTCGTCCAACGTGGATACTATTGTAATAAAATCATCTTTTTTACCTAATTCAGCGCCAATCCCCGAGAACCTTCCGTCAAGTTCTTGCAAAAATTCTGAAGCTTCTTTGTCGGTAAAAAATACTGTATATGGGTCGCCAGCCGCCTCGACTAATCCTTTTTTGGCGCCATCTATCAGTGCTTGTTTGTCTATATTTCCATCAAACTGGCTACTTAATGCTTCGTAGACATTCTGTAAACTAGAGAAATCTATAACTTCGGTTCTTTGTTTTAAGCCAATAAATGCTGCGATTTCGGAACTTCTTGTGCCAGCAATAAAGCCGCCAAAGGCAACCAAAAGGACTACGACTACAAGCGTGCCCACGCCCACTTTTGTGTTTTTTAATGTCGAAACGAATCTCGGCACACGCAATTTTTTGCCCTTTTGCTGCACTTCAAGCTCCCAAAATGTTTATAATAACTGTGTCTATACTACCACGCGTTTACATTTTTTTAGAAGTATATGTAGACTAATCCCGAAGAAGATAATGTCATTTCGCTGTATTCACCAGCCCAACCATAGTTATATTGACTAACGTAAATACTGGCGCCTCCATCAAGAACGGCTTCAACATACATTGCGTGGCCGTAAGGACCGCTCATACTTATTGCCACGGCTCCGGCCTTTGGCGTGCTACCAGTTGCAATTCCGTCGGCTGCTGCACTAGATGGCCATTGGTTAGCGTTACCACGACCACCCCAATAAGGCATGTAGCGCCCTGATTGATAGACTTTCCAGGCGGTATAGCTTACGCACTCGCGGTTATACATCCCCCAGCTATCCACTAAGCTGTCGATCGGAGCATTATGCCAAACCGATGGATATCCACCACGGCCAGGATCCCCGGCAACAATGTTACCACCCACATTTTTACGGTTGGCGGCCGCCTGTTGAGCACGAAGCTCGGCGATCCTAGAGTTACGTTCCTTACTAAGCTCCTGGTATGCTGCCTCTTGGCCTTGAGTTTGGGCCAAAAGCTGTGCTTGTTGCTGTTCCTTCGCGACAAGTGTCTCTTTTTGCTTTTTTTGGTCTTCTAGTTTCTGCTCAACCGCAACTTTTTGGCCGTCTAACTGAGTACGTAGATCCCTAATACTAGAGATATTTTTTTGAACCTGTGCCCTAATTTGTTCGCGATATTCTTGTTTATCAATAAAATCAGAAATACTTTTTGAGGATGCGACTATTTCGAGTGGCGAAATTGAGCTCTCAAGGTACATCGATCGCAAATTGCCAGCTAAAAGCTTCATCTGATTCTGCAAACGCTGCTCAGTTAAAACTATTTCGTTTTGTAAACGGGCAAGCTCTGCTTCGTTGAGTTCAATCTGTTTTTGAATCGTGTTTCGCTCGGCTTGCAATGCACCGATTTCGTTTTGCAGTGTGTCCGACGTCTCACGCAAACGGCCAGCTTCCGCCTGGTAACCGGAAATTTCATTTTCTAACGCCTTAATCTGCTCATCAAAGCTGTCAGCTGCCACCATTTTTACTGGTACTACAGTACTTAAGACTAGGGCGAATAAAAACAATGCCCAAATTTTTTGCATAAAAAATCTTCTATTCACAGTTTAAGCATATCCTTTTTATCTAAAGAACGTCAAGCCACCCGAACGACTTGAACTATTTAGTGCAATCTGTCGAACTAAAGAAATAAATCAAAACCAGTATTCTGCGGCTTTGAATCGATCGCCATCATCGCCCTATCGCGATCGGACATCCCCGTTTCACCACGATATTCACTCATACTAAAGCTTTAAGTACCGTCTTATCGCCAAGAAGGATGATATAACGCCAATCATAATGCCCACACCTAACAAGGCCGAGAAAATCACAATTGGCCAGTTAGCAAAAACTGCCAAAGTATGAGATACCTCAATGTCGTAGTTTGTTAAGTTGGGTCCCACAGTTAGGAGCACACCGTACATTAAAACTATTGTAATTATTGCAGCAAACACGCCATATAGCGATGCCTCTACGATGAACGGACCTCGAATAAAGTTTTTGCTCGCACCGATTAATTTCATAATTTCGATCTCGTCACGACGATTGAAGATCGCCATACGGATTGTGTTAAAAATTATCATAATTGAAAGCGTAACAAACACAACCAAAGCCACTATTCCGGCAATCTCCGAAAACTTAGCCGCCCGTGCAATTGTATCTATAGCCGCCCGGCGCTCACCCGAAATAGAAGCTGGCTCAGACTGAAGTGGTGTATAATCCACACTATTAACTAGTGTGCTAATTTCATCCAGTCGATCTGGATCATTTGTATAAATACGTAAACTTGCAGGGAAAGGATTAGTTTCGCCCAGTTCGCCCAGAGCTTCAAGTTGCTCAAAGTAGGCCTTGTTTTGATCTTTAAAAACGTCGCGAGCTTGAGCTTTGCTTATATAGTCAACGTTTGTGACGATTTCCAGCCCTTTAATAGCAGCAACAAAATTATCACGCTGCTCGTCTGTTATTTCGTCAGACAAATAAACTGAAACATCAATTTTTTCCCGAATTTTACTCAAAGTGTCGTTAAAGACCATACGCGCAGTAAAAGTTGTAAGTAAAATCATTAAAGTTACGACCATTACGATTGTCGCTGCCGTACTCAACCATGCGTTACGTGTAAAGCTACTAAAGCCATACCTGCAAATTCTTAAAAATGTGATCCAGCTTCTTTTCATTATTTACCCTGTTGGTAAGCGCCTTGAGCGACATCAGCCACAACTTTGCCATAGTCCATTGTAATAACACGGCGCTTTAATTTATTTACTATTTCTTGATTGTGCGTAGTTAAAATTACAGTAGTCCCGTATCGATTAATTTTCTCTAGTAGTCGAACAATATCCCAGCTGTGCTTAGGGTCAAGATTGCCAGTCGGTTCGTCAGCAAGCAGGATTTTAGGTTGCCGCACAACCGCGCGTGCAATAGCAACGCGTTGTCGCTCACCACCCGAGAGTTCACCCGGAAATTTATCTTCTTTACCCTTTAGGCCTACCAATTCGATCACCTTAGGCACTGTGTTTTTGATTTCACGATTACTCATACCGGCAATTTCTAGCGCAAAAGCAACATTTTCAAAGACAGTGCGTTGGCTCAGTAGCTTAAAATCCTGAAAAACCACCCCTATTTTGCGACGCAAAAGTGGCACATCGCGATCGCGCAAGGTATCGTAGTCTATTCCCCCAACCACAATTTTACCGCTAGTTGGCTTTTCTTCGCGGGTCAAAAGTTTGAGCAAAGTAGACTTGCCGGCGCCACTAGTACCAACTATAATCACGAATTCTTTTGGCTCAATATGCAAGCTCACCCTACTTATTGCCGGCTGCTTGCTATCTTTGCCGAATACCTTAGTTACCCTGTCTAACAAAATCATTAGTAATTATTGTATCACCTGCTTAGCTTAAGCGTAAACTTTATAGCAGCCAAAGCGCCAGTAGCAAATAGACAGTAACGCTAATCGCATCTTGAAAGGCCGTCGCCAAAGGGCCGCTCCCAAGGGCCGGATCTTTACCGAGCCTCTTAAATATAATAGGAATAATTGTTGCCAAAACTGCAGCAATTGAGCTTGCCAAAAACAAGGCCGTTGCAACAACAATACCAACCTGCAATGAGTGCGCGATTAAACTAGCGCCCACTCCGCCCAAGACTCCAACCATCGCACCAAGAACAATTCCTACTGAAAGTTCGCGTAACAAGTACATTCTAAAGTCAATTTTTAAAGTGGCTATCGCTCTGATTGCAATGGTTTCAGACTGCGTTCCTACCGAATCAGCGATATATGCTATTACCGGCACGAAGAACGCAATAGCAACATTGGTTTTAAGCGACTCTTCGAACAAACTGGTTATAAAACCCAACCCCAAGCCCACCGATAAGCCAAAAAGTAGCCAAGGAGCTCGCGACTTAACCACTCTGAAAGTTCGCTCTGTCGCGAGCTTGATAATGCCAGAACCTTTACTGCGAATACCTGCCGTGATTAAGGTATCCTCGACATGCTCGTCATGCATGACATCGATTATGCTGTGAGCCGTCACGACGCCCATAAGTTGGCCTTGATTATCGACTACTGGGATCGAAATTACATCCTCTTTTATCGCGTGGTAGACGGCTTTTTCCTGATCATCTTTAGGGTTTAGAGTATAGCTTGCCGGCAACATGATTTCGCTAGCTTTTGTTGCTGGTCCAGCCCTAAAAAGCGCCCACATGTGCACAACACCGCGCAATTTATTCTTAGAATCTACAACATAAACGTTGTGAGTACTGTCCCACTTTTTGCCCGAAAGCATTTTTATAATATCTGTTCTTGAGTCACCCAAACCACATGTAGGCAATTTTGTGGCCATGATGCTTCCTACTGATTCTGGAGCGTAAGTCATAAGATATAATTAGTATACATTAAAAAACACTAATGTATTACGATTTTAAATTCTCGCCTGACTTACTAACCCAGATTTAAATATGCCTCAATAAACCCGTCGATCTCGCCATCCAAGACTTTTTGAGCATCCCGTTCTTCGTGGCCGTTACGAGTGTCTTTCACCAACGTGTACGGATGTAGGACATAATTACGAATCTGCGCCCCCCATTCGGCAGATTTTGTCGGACCTTTAAGCTCATTGAGCTTTTTATTATGCTGTTCGATCTGTAGTTGAGCAAGCTTGGAGCGCAGAATTTTAAGTGCAGTGTCTTTGTTTTGCAACTGGCTGCGCTCGTTTTGGATTGCGACAACAATTCCAGTTGGGATGTGTGTAACTCTCACTGCGCTATCAGTTGTATTAACACTTTGACCACCTTTGCCGCCAGATCTATAAACATCTATCCTAAGATCGGAATCGTCGATATGGACTTCTTCGGGGGTGTCGATCTGGGGCAAGACCTCAACTAACGCAAAACTTGTCTGGCGTAAATTATCAGAGTTAAATGGGCTCAAACGCACTAATCTATGAACGCCGTGTTCGCCTTTTAGTTTTCCGTAAGCATAAGGCCCACTAACACTTATAGTTGCGCTTTTTAAACCAGCCTCTTCGCCGGGCGATTCTTCGATTAGTTCAGTCTTCATACCTGAATGCTCACCCCAACGCAAATACATGCGTTCGAGCATTTGCGTCCAGTCTTGGGCATCTGTTCCGCCAGCACCGGCACTCAAACGCAAAATTGCATCACGATCATCATATTTGCCTGAAAACTGCAAAGTGAACTGTAATTTTTTATAGTCTGTTTGTGCAGACACAAGTTGCTGTTTAAGTTCTTGTTTTATCGTTTGGTCATCTTCTTTTGCAAGCTCCACGATTTCTTGCACGTCGTTTTTAAGCTTGACCCATGGTTCAATTTGATCCTTAATTTTTGCCAATCGCTTAGTAACTTCTTGCGCTTTTAAGTTATCTTGCCAAAAATCTGGCTCAGCAATTAGTTCGCGCAGCTCCTCTAACTCGATCTGACGTTCATTTAAATCAAGCTTTTTAAAAGCAATGTCAATATTTTTTAAAAGCTCGGCGGCCTGTTTTTCGATCTCGTCCATAAAATAATTATACGCTAATCTATAAAATCAGCGGCAGCGTCAAATTCGGTAGGTACTAGGTGGTTTTTGCTCTTAGAAAACACATACTCCTGCTGAGACTTTGTCGGTAGAGCTGATTCCGGTATTTCGGCCAACATATTAACTACAACTGGTGTATTCTGCCAATCGGACTTTTTGGCAGCCAATAGTAACGCCGTGCGTGATTCTTCTATCTCGCCCACACACTCCAGTGGCTTATGGCCTTTTATCCCTAATAATTCCCTAAAACCATCAAGCTGAGTTTCGTCGTCAAATAAATTCTTTTTAAAAATGCTTTCTAACTGACGATCCGACATATACGGCG
Protein-coding regions in this window:
- the xseB gene encoding exodeoxyribonuclease VII small subunit, with amino-acid sequence MSKNLNDQFKELDELLAWFERPDLDVEEALAKFEEGVKLTDEIKKRISEAENKITILKEKFAE
- the xseA gene encoding exodeoxyribonuclease VII large subunit codes for the protein MEKQIYSVSDLISVVNQTLEFAYPTVIVEGEVASFKVSKNKFVFFDIKDNDGVIGCFMMIYSLRIPLEDGMKVRLIAQPKLTPWGKFSLSVREVLPVGEGTIKRAFEILKAKLQSEGLFDSSRKRILPKIPGRVGVIASSESSGYADFIKIINHRWRGIQIEVADVQVQGVGAGQQIIKAIDYFNQQPNLVEVLVIIRGGGSAEDLAVFNEEPLVRTIAASRIPTLVGVGHETDTSLCDLVADLRAATPSNAAQLLTPDREAVLRELSQREQRFLSHIQSSLQAKKLRALQAVGLMFSSIDQTLELRMHQLQMASRLLNQVNPSAVLRRGYSLVRQNGALLKSGLKLKKGDELVIELSDTIINVGVQDVKKS
- a CDS encoding lysylphosphatidylglycerol synthase transmembrane domain-containing protein — encoded protein: MRSHKKFNWKLWLNLFTLGALVFLIVFAWPDIVDALHKSQGLNIWPLLAMIPINIAFYFGLSEFFYHFFLVLRCRVQRRILLPAVAELNFVNHVFPSGGLSGFSYFTWRLKPYDVSTARSTLAQIGRFAFGFIVHIILMFISLFLLAADGKANALVIIIITVVVVSLMGLTGLIIFVIGQRDRIINFTKTLANFINHILHKFGKRPEVVRIKKVEQTFLELHEDYVMIKNNILEMRAAAFWMALAIFFEMALLYAVFVAHGQWVNPGVVVVALVISSVAGLIAALPGGLGVFEPLMTALFVSMGISPGLALSVTLIFRIITLALTLIMGYPTYQLAINRYGKTDLQRK
- a CDS encoding methyltransferase domain-containing protein, yielding MIALLGRQPKIGIAELESIYSDVTPVGKQAAFVNNEINIARLGGTLKVAEQIDEFQSTDWRRISDLLIKNFLNYVATMPENGKIKLGISIYDINANSQQVFRTGLELKKIARKNGHSLRFIPGAGSALNSAQVLHNQLTSNLGIELCLIKDDYKTVVAKTVSVQDVDDYARRDFGRPKRDAFVGMLPPKLAQTMVNLAVGDQKNAKILDPFCGTGVVLQEALLAGFEVAGTDLSQKMIDYTAENLDWLKKSYEIKQMLGKLQVGDATKFEWRDFNFTNVVCETYLGQPLSGLPKPEKLREIIGNCNLITEKFLKNLRPQLKPGSRHCIAVPAWFDGKSFKHLPALDHLESLGYNRLRFQHSSNGELIYHRADQIVARELLVLSVKE
- a CDS encoding 50S ribosomal protein L27, with translation MAHVKAGATSKNVHDSPGQRLGVKRFGGQKVNEGEVLVRQVGQTKIAGPGTFMARNFTIHAAKAGVVSFAKVKTKRFTGKTTTRTQVIVK
- a CDS encoding response regulator, producing the protein MNPKKKILLVEDDKALASVYVSRLELEGFDVRHVVNGEEALSAAIEYKPDLIVLDAMMPKISGFDVLDILRNTPETSNVRIIMLTALSQEKDKEMAEKLGADDYLVKSQVVIGDVVDRIKHHLGMSL
- a CDS encoding S41 family peptidase; translated protein: MQQKGKKLRVPRFVSTLKNTKVGVGTLVVVVLLVAFGGFIAGTRSSEIAAFIGLKQRTEVIDFSSLQNVYEALSSQFDGNIDKQALIDGAKKGLVEAAGDPYTVFFTDKEASEFLQELDGRFSGIGAELGKKDDFITIVSTLDESPALRSGLQPGDFIVKVNDQDTTGWSIEKAVSQIRGEKGTTVKLTVLRDQQVKDFSIVREEIVNPSVKYEITPDNIGYLRISRFSDSDTFRLATKAAKEFKEAGVKGVVLDLRGNGGGYLGAAQDISGLWLKDKVVVEERTGDKIVETLKTDGSAILSGVPTVVLIDGGSASASEIVAGALNDYDAAVLLGTKTFGKGSVQTIEPIDGGGQLKVTVAKWYTPNGRNINKEGIEPDVVVEAGEDLTNDAQKSAAFEKLR
- a CDS encoding CHAP domain-containing protein, whose translation is MQKIWALFLFALVLSTVVPVKMVAADSFDEQIKALENEISGYQAEAGRLRETSDTLQNEIGALQAERNTIQKQIELNEAELARLQNEIVLTEQRLQNQMKLLAGNLRSMYLESSISPLEIVASSKSISDFIDKQEYREQIRAQVQKNISSIRDLRTQLDGQKVAVEQKLEDQKKQKETLVAKEQQQAQLLAQTQGQEAAYQELSKERNSRIAELRAQQAAANRKNVGGNIVAGDPGRGGYPSVWHNAPIDSLVDSWGMYNRECVSYTAWKVYQSGRYMPYWGGRGNANQWPSSAAADGIATGSTPKAGAVAISMSGPYGHAMYVEAVLDGGASIYVSQYNYGWAGEYSEMTLSSSGLVYIYF
- a CDS encoding permease-like cell division protein FtsX, with product MKRSWITFLRICRYGFSSFTRNAWLSTAATIVMVVTLMILLTTFTARMVFNDTLSKIREKIDVSVYLSDEITDEQRDNFVAAIKGLEIVTNVDYISKAQARDVFKDQNKAYFEQLEALGELGETNPFPASLRIYTNDPDRLDEISTLVNSVDYTPLQSEPASISGERRAAIDTIARAAKFSEIAGIVALVVFVTLSIMIIFNTIRMAIFNRRDEIEIMKLIGASKNFIRGPFIVEASLYGVFAAIITIVLMYGVLLTVGPNLTNYDIEVSHTLAVFANWPIVIFSALLGVGIMIGVISSFLAIRRYLKL
- the ftsE gene encoding cell division ATP-binding protein FtsE, producing the protein MILLDRVTKVFGKDSKQPAISRVSLHIEPKEFVIIVGTSGAGKSTLLKLLTREEKPTSGKIVVGGIDYDTLRDRDVPLLRRKIGVVFQDFKLLSQRTVFENVAFALEIAGMSNREIKNTVPKVIELVGLKGKEDKFPGELSGGERQRVAIARAVVRQPKILLADEPTGNLDPKHSWDIVRLLEKINRYGTTVILTTHNQEIVNKLKRRVITMDYGKVVADVAQGAYQQGK